The Anaerolineae bacterium DNA window TGCGCGCAAAGTGTACCACAAAGGTCCCTTTTTTCGGAAATCCAGATCGGGCGGAAATCCGGGCCGGCCGCCCCAAGGGGACAGCCGGCCCGACGCCCATACTGCCAGGGGTGGGGAAGGTCATGAAACGTGTATGCCAGTTGACAGCCGCGCCCATCCATGGTATAGCTCAAGGGGCACGGCCAGGGGAGGTATCATCGTGAAGCCCTTACGAGGAACGGAACTCAAGCGCTTCCTGCGCGCACAGCCAAAACCGCGCCGGCAGTTGGCGCTGGTACTGCAGAGCGTGGCCTACCCGGTCAACGTCGGTTCCATTTTCCGCATCGCCGACGCCTGCCGCGTGCAGGAACTGCTCCTGACCGGCATCACCCCCACGCCGCCGCACCCCAAAATCACCAAGGTGGCACGCGCCAAGGACCAGCGGGTGCCCTGGCGCTACCTGGAGCGGACGGAAGACGCGGTGATGGAACTGCGGCAGGCCGGCTATCACGTCGTCGCACTAGAGCTGACCGATGCCAGCCGGCCCTATTACGCCTATCCCTACCCGGACAGGGTGGCCGTGGTCGTGGGGAACGAGGACCACGGCGTGACGCGAAGCGTGCTGGAGCTGTGCGATGGGGCGGTCTTTGTGCCCATGTTCG harbors:
- a CDS encoding tRNA methyltransferase, giving the protein MKPLRGTELKRFLRAQPKPRRQLALVLQSVAYPVNVGSIFRIADACRVQELLLTGITPTPPHPKITKVARAKDQRVPWRYLERTEDAVMELRQAGYHVVALELTDASRPYYAYPYPDRVAVVVGNEDHGVTRSVLELCDGAVFVPMFGKGRSLNVHVALAVVCYHILVSSLPA